TTCTGATCGGACTCTTGACGGAGCAGATGCTCGGCATCGTGCAGTGGATCGTATCCAATGAGATAATCCTGGTAATTTTCAAAACGTTCAAGAGAATCGATTAAACGAGCGAATTTGCTTCTAGGTGCATTGAAATAGGTGATACAATCTCTCTTCAAAACAAAACGTAGAAAGCCAAGAATATGTTGAGGAGATTCAATAGATTGGCGGTTAAACCAAAGTTTGAGGAAAGCATCTTGCACGAGCGTTTCCACGATGAATGTATCTCGAAGCATTCTGTTTCCTACCCAGAAAAGGAGTTTTTTATAACGAAAATGAATGTGTTCTAACGACTTCGGATTGCCTTCTTTCAGCAGTTTCAACAACTGATGATCATTTAGCGTAAGCCGCAAGGAGTTTGTTTTGGTCATATTAATTTTTTTCACTAGTAAAGTTCAAGAAACAAGAAGAGATATTCTATTCAAAAAAGGGATATAATATCCGGGATTATCATACACCGAGTTTTGGATGTAGTATAATCAGTTGGCGTTTCATTCAAAAGAGTAGCCTTGTAATGCTGCCTTGTGATTAAGCATCAATACAAACTTTCCTGCTCTGTGAAAGCGCTGCATGAGCAATTACAAAAAGCATAACATCACACTTTTTCAAGCTCTTAATTGTAAGGATTTTTAGTACACGAAACAGATGTCCATCTTCTACCTTAAAACCAATGAAAGACAAAACAATGTATTGTGCTGAAGCCACCTCGTATCACGTGTTTACGGTAATGTATGAAAGAAAATATTCATTATTGCTAAACGGTGTTTTGCATTTTAAATTCAAAGAAATTCTTCTCCAGTACTCTATTTTTATTTTTGATAAAAATACGTTCAAATAGCAATGGACAAGTTTTGGTCTCAAGCCTGAATAATCAATACTTTTGCGGAATAAAATATTCGATAGAAGGGATATTTTACAGGATATTTTTTTTAACTTTACACTTCATACGAATGAAGAGATAAAGCTCTATTCGTACGCTTATAAAATTTTGATCACCGTTATGGAACAGAAAATACATCAGGGAAGAAACGTGAAACGCTTTAGAGAAATGCTGGGCATCAAACAGGAAGCTTTAGCTTTTGACTTGGGCGAAGACTGGACTCAAAAGAAAATATCGTTGTTGGAGCAAAAGGACATTATAGAAGATGATCTTTTAAAAGCCATTTCTAATGCCCTGAAAATTCCAGTAGAGGCTTTTCAGAATTTTGATGAACAACAAGCAATTAATATAATTTCAAACACCGTCAATAATAATGACAATGCTAATGGTAATTCACTATTCAGCTACTATCCAACAATTAATCCAATTGAAAAATTGGTTGCTTTGCATGACGAAAAAATCGCTCTATACGAAAGAATGCTAAAAGAGAAGGATGAGATGATGGCGCGGCTGGAGAAGTTTATTAATAAATAAAATATAGATCTTAAAGACAATCCCCTTATAGTATTAAAGGCTCAACAGTATGTTGGGCCTTTTATTTTATAAAGCTATACGAATTAATATTTATTTAAAAGCTGTCGGCAGATACAGACTCGTTAAAATAAGATTCTGAGGTTAAAGAGACATCATTAATTTTTTGTCAGTATTTATCCACAAAGACATTTAAATACGGAAAACCGTAATTAAACTCATTAAACTTTTCACTATTTTTGAAAGATTAGTATTTTGTAAAAATATGGCGAAAAAGCTACCAACGAAAAGCACCGAAGAAATCCTTTGGGATGCAGCAAATAAATTACGTGGTTCGATCGAACCATCCGAATATAAACACGTGGTATTGAGTTTAATCTTCTTGAAATTTGCAAGTGATAAATTCATCAAACGTAGAGAAGAATTAAAAGCAGAAGGTAAAGAAGCCTTCTTAGAAATACCCGAATTTTATCAGGCAGAAAATGTATTCTATTTGCCTGAAGAATCTCGTTGGACGTACATTATCGAGAATGCCAAACAAGAAGACATTACCTTAAAAGTAGATACAGCACTTAAAACCATAGAACGTACCAACAAATCATTAGAAGGTGCGTTACCCGATAACTATTTCTCTCGATTGGGATTGGATCAATCCAAGTTTTCGGCTTTATTGGATACCATCAACAACATCGATACGCTTCGTGATGAAGCCCAGGATATTGTAGGACGTGTGTACGAATATTTCTTGAGCAAATTTGCCATTGCCGAAGGAAAAGGGAAAGGTGAATTCTATACGCCGAAGTCGATTGTAAACTTAATAGCCGAAATGATTGAACCGTACAAAGGTAAAATCTATGACCCTTCTTGTGGTTCTGGTGGTATGTTTGTGCAGTCGTTGAAGTTTATAGAGAAACACCAAGAAAACAAAAAAGACATTTCCATTTACGGACAAGAGTTAACGAATACCACGTTTAAACTGGCTAAAATGAACTTAGCCATTCGTGGGATTTCTGCCAATCTAGGAAATAAAGCCGCCGATACATTTAGTGACGATCAGCACAAAGAACTGAAAGCCGATTACATCATGGCGAATCCGCCGTTCAACTTAAAAGATTGGCGCGCTGAAAACGAATTAACAGACGATCCACGTTGGACCGGTTACGAAGTGCCTCCAAAATCCAATGCCAATTATGCGTGGATTTTGAATATGATTTCTAAATTGTCGCAAAACGGTGTCGCTGGTTTTATCTTAGCCAATGGAGCCCTTTCGGGTGGTGGTGAAGAATACAAAATCCGTAAACAAATTATAGAAAACGACTTGGTAGAAGCGATTGTGATTTTACCAAGAGCGATGTTTTACTCTACAGATATTTCGGTAACACTTTGGATTTTGAACCGAAATAAAAAAGAACGCACTGAAGTAAGGGCGAATTGCGATTCGCCCCGACATTATCGTAACCGCGAAGGTGAAGTGTTGTTTATGGATTTACGCCAAAAAGGTGAACCTTTTGAAAAGAAATTCATTCAATTTGCTGAACAAGATATTGAGCAAATTGCAGCAACGTATCACAACTGGCAGACATATAAAAGCGAAAGTAAGGGAAATAAAAGTATGGGCGAAAGTAAGGGCGAATTGCAATTCGCCCCAACCGTCCCAACCGCCCCGACCTACCAAAATATACCCGCATATTGTTACTCTGCCACTTTAGAAGAGATTCGTAAAAAGGATTATTCGTTGGTACCAAGTAAATACATTGAGTTTGTCAACCGTGACGAAAATATCGACTACGATACCCAAATGCAAGCCTTGCAAACCGAATTGAAAGACTTGTTTCAGCAAGAAGAAGCCTTAAAACAAGAAGTAGCTAACGTTTTTAAAGCTTTGGGGTATGAGTTATAAGATTCTTGGAGATTATATCAGAAAAGTTGATAACAAGAATAGAGACATGAAAGTACTTAACCTTCAAGGATTGAGTATGACTAAAGAATTTAGAAAATCAACTTCTAATATTGTTGGAACTGATCTTTCAAAATATAAAATCGTAAAGCAAGGACAATTTTGTTGCGATTTTATGTCTGTTATTCGAGTTCATAAATTACCAGTTGTCTTAAATAATTTAGGAGAAGATGTCATTATTTCTCCAGCTTATGTTGTATTTGAAGTGATAGACGAAAATCTTTTACTACCAGAATATTTAATGCTATGGTTTAGAAGAACTGAATTTGATCGTTATGCAGATTTTAGATGCGATAGTTCTATTCGTGGTGGTTTTCAATGGGAAGAATTATGTGAAGTAGAATTACCCGTTCCATCCATCGAAAAACAACGCGAAATTGTAGCCCAATACCAAGCGGTAGAAAACAAAATAAAAGTCAACGAACAAATCTGCGAGCAATTAGAAGCTACTGCGCAAACCTTATACAAACAATGGTTTGTTGATTTTGAATTTCCTGTAACGGACACTGAGGCTCTCGAAGTGTCCGATGGTGTGGCTTCGAGTGCCTCAGCCACCGGTTATAAATCCTCTGGCGGTGCGATGGTGTACAACCAAGAATTAGAAAAAGAAATTCCTGAGGGCTGGGAGGTTGGATTATTATCCGATTTAATTACGGTTAAATATGGTAAAGATTATAAACATCTGAGTAAAGGAGATATACCATTATATGGATCTGGAGGAATAATGAGTTATGTAAATGAAGTTCTTTACAATAAGCCTTCAGTTTTAATACCTAGGAAAGGTTCTTTAAATAATATTCTTTATGTAAAAACACCATTTTGGTCAGTTGATACAATGTTTTATACAATACCTAAAATAGATAATACATTAATTTATGTTTTTAATGTACTTTCTAAGATGGATTTTAATTCTTTAAATGTTGGTTCTGCTGTTCCAAGTATGACTACTGAATATTTGAATAGTATGCAGATTTTAATACCTGAAAATAATGTTTTAAAAGCGTTTGACTTCGAATTAAATCAACTGGAAGATTATAAAATATCGGTTAACACCCAAAACCAAAAACTCACACGACTTCAATCGTTGTTGTTAAGTCGTTTGGCGAGGTTGGAGGGGTAAACTAAAACTAAACTACTATAAACTTAAGAAACACAAATGGGAAAAGAAATTTGTATTAGCGAAGTATATATTAAACAATTTGTAGAAGGCTTACGACCAGAAGATCACGAGATACGCAAACAATTAGATTATGGGTATTCTTGGGAAAAGAATACTGCTATTTTATATACAATTCGTCCATTTTGGAATAATCCGAATGAGTTAATTCAGTCCGATTTTGCAAAAATACGATTTACGAAAACCACCAATTCTTGGTCCTTGTATTGGATGCGAGCTTCAGGTAAATGGGAGTTGTACGAGCCACACCCAATTGCTAATAATTTACAAGATTTATTAGCGATTATAAAAGAAGATCAGTTCAATTGCTTCTTTGGGTAAAAATACAAAACACTCCCAACTTCAATCGTTGTTGTTAAGCCGATTGGCTAGGTTGGAGAGGGTAACTTAAAAATACTAATAACCAAAGGAAACACTATAAATTATGTCACATGTAAGAATCCAAAGTATATCAATAGAAAATTACCGTTCATTTGGAGATATTCAGGAATTTTCTTTTCCTAATTCTGATTATCGTAAGCCAATTTCTATTATAGGCTATAATAATGCTGGAAAAAGTAATTTATTGAATGCTATTTTATATGGAATTGGTGAAAAATTTATATCAGACAAATCATTTGAAATTGTAGATCAACATAATTTACAGATTGATAATCATATTCATATTAATACTTCGATAGATGGAAGTGATTATGCACCAAACAATAGATTTGGAAGACAATCTATAGCTGGTAATTATCATATATTTACAAGTATAGAAAATGATGAATTGAGAAGTAAATGTGAGCCATCTTTTTTTGGGAAAGGAAAACATTACAATATATTTTATATTAATTTTCATAATATTAAAGAAGAAATTTCTACTCAAAAAACAAGTTGGGGAAATCTTAAATCGTTTCTAGCTAAGCATATACAAAAGTTAGTAGATGCTGACAATACGATGAAAGCTAAAAAAGATGTTTTTGAAAATGAAGTTAAAGATGCAACGGATAAAGTTTTAGATAATTCTCAGTTAAAACAATTTATTGAAACTATACAAAAAAATTACCATCAAAACCTTAGAAATAACAGTTGCGCTGTTGATTTTGGTTTGCCTAGTTATGAGGATATATTTCTAAAAATGATGTTTAAAGTTGGTTTAAATGGTAATTCCGAGAATCTAATTCCTATTGATCATTTTGGAGATGGCTTTATTTCTATGTTTGTTATGGCAGTTATACAAGCAATTGCGGAAACTAATATCGATGATAGATGTTTGTTTTTATTTGAAGAGCCGGAGAGTTTCTTACACGAAAATCATCAAGAGTATTTTTATAAGATGGTTTTATGTACTCTTGCTGAAAAAGGTCATCAAGTAATATATACTACACACTCAGACAGAATGATTGATGCTTTTGATACAAAAGGTATTATCAGATTAGATACTGACGAAAATAATCAAACAATTAAAGCTTATAATAATATTGGAAATTTTGTAGATCCGCTTTTAGGGTTAAACCCTGCTGATTTTGATGAGCCAATTAATGTAGCACGATTTAACGAATATATCAAAACGGTTGAACCTAATCTTAATAGAATGCTTTTCAGTAAAAAAGTAATTCTTGTAGAAGGGCCTAATGATGTTTTAGTTTATAAAGAAGTAATAAGGAGAAAAGTACTAGAAGCTATTGCTACAAGAGATAATATAATTGATAAATCTAAATTTGCGGATACTTATTTAAATTTTGAAAATATATCATTTGTTTGTCATCATGGAAAGGCAACAGCCTTATACATTGTTGAATTGTGTAAACATTTTCAGATAGATTATTTCTTAATTAATGATTGGGATTTTGATTTAGCAGATATTTCTATCGCCCAAATTAGAGGGTTTGCAGATTTAAACGCATTGCAAACCGATCCTATTTATACAGGTGGTGATACTACTAAAAAAGGAATGCTGACAACAAATAGAAAATTAATTGAAAGTACTGAAAAAGAAAGAATTCATTTTAATGTTAAAAAGCTCGAAACAGTAATTGGCTATAATAGTGTAGATAAAAGTGGTTTGAAAATATGGAATCATATTAATAATCCAGGTTTTATAATTACGGATAATTTGTTTCCTGAAAATTTGGCTCTGTTTGTAGGGATAAATAATTTAACACATGTTAATCCATTACAAAACATACAAGTTGAATTAAATGATGATTTGCCATTTTAAAACATGAAACATACCAAAACTCAATTAGAACAAGCTTTTATAAGCCTTTTGGTGATAGAGGAGTAATCAAATTTTTTGAAACAGTGGGCGAAGTTAGTAAGGACGTAGATAGTAAGGACGAATTGCAATTCGCCCCAACAAAAAACTATCAGTATATTATACTTTTAAATAGCTAAGCTATGAAACAATACAACCCAAATAAACACCATCGCAGATCGATACGTTTGGTTGGCTATGATTATAGCCAAGCGGGATTGTATTTTGTTACTTTAGTTTGTCAAGATAGAGCGCAATTGTTTGGTGATATAAAAGATGGTATCATGTATTTGAATGAATTTGGGCAAATTGCTGCCGGTGAGTGGTTGCATACGCAGGAAGTGCGAAATAATGTTGTATTGCACGAATTTGTAGTAATGCCTAATCATATCCATGGTATTATAGAAATACTATATCCTAAAGAATCCAGCAATATTGTCGGCGCTTTTAAATCGCCATCCCAAACCATAGGTGCAATCATCAGAGGCTATAAAATAGCTACAATAAAACGAATAAAAGAACTAGGAAAACGAACAAAAGATAGTAAGGGCGAATACAGTAAGGGCGAAGATAGTAAGGGCGAAAGTAAGGGCGAAAGTAAGGGCGAATTGCAATTCGCCCCAACCGCCCCAACGAGGGGAATCATAAAATCCTTAGATTATAAGATCTGGCAACGTAACTACTATGAACATATCATAAGAGATGAAAAGGCTTATATCAATATCAGTAATTACATTATTGAAAATCCTCTTAATTGGGAGGAAGACCAATTGAATACACCATGAAATACACCGAATCACAACTAGAACAAGCTTTTATCAGTCGTTTGAATAAAAAAATACAGAAGTAAATTACGCTATTTTGTAACAAATTTTCACTAAATTTGTTACAAAACATAAAGATATTAACAAGTGAAATCCTCTAAAAATCAAATAGAAACAAAGGTTTTAAAATCATCATTAGGCGAAGTATTTTTCGCTGAAGATTTCTATACGTATGGTTCACCAGGTAATATCCGTTTAACGCTTTTTCGTTTGGTTAATGAAGGCATATTAGAACGTTTGGCTCAAGGCATTTATCTAAAACCCAAAAGAGATCCGTTGTTAGGTACCCTTTATCCTACTACGGAAGAAATAGCCAAGCAAATAGCACAACGCGACAAAGCACGTATTGCCCCAACGGGTGTATTCGCTTTGTATTTGTTGGGGCTAAC
This genomic stretch from Chryseobacterium sp. POL2 harbors:
- a CDS encoding transposase, with protein sequence MKQYNPNKHHRRSIRLVGYDYSQAGLYFVTLVCQDRAQLFGDIKDGIMYLNEFGQIAAGEWLHTQEVRNNVVLHEFVVMPNHIHGIIEILYPKESSNIVGAFKSPSQTIGAIIRGYKIATIKRIKELGKRTKDSKGEYSKGEDSKGESKGESKGELQFAPTAPTRGIIKSLDYKIWQRNYYEHIIRDEKAYINISNYIIENPLNWEEDQLNTP
- a CDS encoding helix-turn-helix domain-containing protein, with product MEQKIHQGRNVKRFREMLGIKQEALAFDLGEDWTQKKISLLEQKDIIEDDLLKAISNALKIPVEAFQNFDEQQAINIISNTVNNNDNANGNSLFSYYPTINPIEKLVALHDEKIALYERMLKEKDEMMARLEKFINK
- a CDS encoding restriction endonuclease subunit S, translated to MSYKILGDYIRKVDNKNRDMKVLNLQGLSMTKEFRKSTSNIVGTDLSKYKIVKQGQFCCDFMSVIRVHKLPVVLNNLGEDVIISPAYVVFEVIDENLLLPEYLMLWFRRTEFDRYADFRCDSSIRGGFQWEELCEVELPVPSIEKQREIVAQYQAVENKIKVNEQICEQLEATAQTLYKQWFVDFEFPVTDTEALEVSDGVASSASATGYKSSGGAMVYNQELEKEIPEGWEVGLLSDLITVKYGKDYKHLSKGDIPLYGSGGIMSYVNEVLYNKPSVLIPRKGSLNNILYVKTPFWSVDTMFYTIPKIDNTLIYVFNVLSKMDFNSLNVGSAVPSMTTEYLNSMQILIPENNVLKAFDFELNQLEDYKISVNTQNQKLTRLQSLLLSRLARLEG
- a CDS encoding DUF3024 domain-containing protein produces the protein MGKEICISEVYIKQFVEGLRPEDHEIRKQLDYGYSWEKNTAILYTIRPFWNNPNELIQSDFAKIRFTKTTNSWSLYWMRASGKWELYEPHPIANNLQDLLAIIKEDQFNCFFG
- a CDS encoding type I restriction-modification system subunit M, yielding MAKKLPTKSTEEILWDAANKLRGSIEPSEYKHVVLSLIFLKFASDKFIKRREELKAEGKEAFLEIPEFYQAENVFYLPEESRWTYIIENAKQEDITLKVDTALKTIERTNKSLEGALPDNYFSRLGLDQSKFSALLDTINNIDTLRDEAQDIVGRVYEYFLSKFAIAEGKGKGEFYTPKSIVNLIAEMIEPYKGKIYDPSCGSGGMFVQSLKFIEKHQENKKDISIYGQELTNTTFKLAKMNLAIRGISANLGNKAADTFSDDQHKELKADYIMANPPFNLKDWRAENELTDDPRWTGYEVPPKSNANYAWILNMISKLSQNGVAGFILANGALSGGGEEYKIRKQIIENDLVEAIVILPRAMFYSTDISVTLWILNRNKKERTEVRANCDSPRHYRNREGEVLFMDLRQKGEPFEKKFIQFAEQDIEQIAATYHNWQTYKSESKGNKSMGESKGELQFAPTVPTAPTYQNIPAYCYSATLEEIRKKDYSLVPSKYIEFVNRDENIDYDTQMQALQTELKDLFQQEEALKQEVANVFKALGYEL
- a CDS encoding ATP-dependent nuclease, with protein sequence MSHVRIQSISIENYRSFGDIQEFSFPNSDYRKPISIIGYNNAGKSNLLNAILYGIGEKFISDKSFEIVDQHNLQIDNHIHINTSIDGSDYAPNNRFGRQSIAGNYHIFTSIENDELRSKCEPSFFGKGKHYNIFYINFHNIKEEISTQKTSWGNLKSFLAKHIQKLVDADNTMKAKKDVFENEVKDATDKVLDNSQLKQFIETIQKNYHQNLRNNSCAVDFGLPSYEDIFLKMMFKVGLNGNSENLIPIDHFGDGFISMFVMAVIQAIAETNIDDRCLFLFEEPESFLHENHQEYFYKMVLCTLAEKGHQVIYTTHSDRMIDAFDTKGIIRLDTDENNQTIKAYNNIGNFVDPLLGLNPADFDEPINVARFNEYIKTVEPNLNRMLFSKKVILVEGPNDVLVYKEVIRRKVLEAIATRDNIIDKSKFADTYLNFENISFVCHHGKATALYIVELCKHFQIDYFLINDWDFDLADISIAQIRGFADLNALQTDPIYTGGDTTKKGMLTTNRKLIESTEKERIHFNVKKLETVIGYNSVDKSGLKIWNHINNPGFIITDNLFPENLALFVGINNLTHVNPLQNIQVELNDDLPF